One genomic segment of Ricinus communis isolate WT05 ecotype wild-type chromosome 3, ASM1957865v1, whole genome shotgun sequence includes these proteins:
- the LOC8265208 gene encoding B3 domain-containing protein REM14, with translation MLLPSKPHFFKPLLPGFEHEFLIPVSFFKYLKGQECKNAVLSSCPGKLWPIKINGRRFEDGWKEFTRHHDLHVGDFLVFRHEGDMLFHVKVFDSSTCARDYPFFSIKEEKIEIHEEEPAQKSSPKKSKNQKQYAKASSSVLERPYFEIKLTSYSAKKSRLHMSTDFARLHGLINRRCKMIVMDEEGRSWPTMLWYKKSDGQVFIGCGWTSCRIVNDLKQGDRLRFELIKNGKRPLLKMNRLQANTEAKRDRNYDGEQAGSSSTRRHSVNATSKASYSRDSQLKIPKNEVATESGSSKPQKKKRPTTSSKAKACPSGLQHPFFLVNMKFCRTNLYRMQYIPMKFARLHCLDNRCCKMILIDQEGRSWPAKLWCRKTDGQAYISYGWRAFSVANDLKQGDSFIFELIGNGKRPVLKIHRLETNPKTEEEQTYNVAQAGSSSTRLPQVAITVRASYIKFSQLRIPINFARRHNLARECSNATLMDERGRSWLVSLKVKYKDIYIGYKWSAFAAENCVREGDVYMLELIKGGEKPVLRIYAILSAFPGVSSCSLRPLSHHIVTQDYRDCGNDLSLGISIPVSFFKHLKGNRREIAVLRSTAGKLWHVKINGRRFEDGWKDFAKYHDLHIGDFLVFRHEGDMVFYVMVFDPSACEREYTSFNVKEEMETSEEEKEPAKTSDLRKFTKNKQIMISVEGKGNPPVFENPHFAVNMTSYTASHPRKFIYLFKQNIPKKFAEANGLYNRYCKIVLVDQESRSWLADLGYKKSDGTVYVKDGWSTFCIANDLKKGDSFIFELIKEKKPTLRMSRLKRSLKTRKVGSSLTKDAQFSVTVKAPYTKNSQLKIPRDFARRNNLNREYAKMILTNEKGSSWTVSLEKNSSSNDIYIGRGWSAFAAANGIREGDELMLKVIKGGEKPVMRICGKSQGTKRNRKCNMKTTRRWSFEDYEDVAT, from the exons ATGCTTCTTCCCAGTAAACCACATTTCTTCAAGCCTCTGCTTCCAGGTTTTGAGCATGAATTT TTAATTCCTGTCTCATTTTTCAAGTACTTGAAAGGACAAGAGTGTAAAAATGCTGTATTGAGTAGCTGTCCTGGGAAGCTTTGGCCTATTAAGATCAATGGTAGAAGATTTGAAGATGGTTGGAAAGAGTTTACTAGACATCATGACTTGCATGTTGGTGATTTCTTGGTTTTTAGACATGAAGGTGATATGCTTTTTCATGTCAAGGTGTTTGACTCAAGTACTTGTGCCAGAGACTACCCTTTCTTCTCTATAAAAGaggagaaaattgaaattcaCGAAGAAGAACCTGCACAAAAATCTAGTCCTA AGAAGTCCAAAAATCAGAAGCAATATGCAAAAGCTAGTTCTTCTGTTCTCGAACGCCCTTACTTTGAGATAAAACTGACATCTTATAGCGCCAAGAAATCTAGACTG CATATGTCAACGGATTTTGCGAGGCTACATGGTCTAATCAATAGGCGCTGCAAGATGATTGTTATGGATGAAGAGGGAAGGTCTTGGCCAACAATGCTGTGGTACAAAAAGTCAGATGGTCAAGTTTTTATTGGATGTGGTTGGACTAGCTGTCGCATTGTGAATGATCTTAAGCAAGGAGATAGATTGAGATTTGAGCTCATTAAGAATGGGAAAAGGCCTTTATTGAAAATGAATA GATTACAAGCAAACACTGAGGCTAAAAGGGACCGGAACTATGATGGTGAACAAGCTGGTTCTTCATCAACCAGACGTCACAGTGTTAATGCAACTTCTAAGGCATCTTACTCTAGAGACTCTCAACTG AAAATCCCCAAAAATGAAGTAGCAACAGAATCTGGTTCCA GTAAGCCCCAAAAGAAAAAGCGACCCACAACTTCCTCAAAAGCAAAAGCTTGTCCTTCTGGTCTTCAACACCCTTTCTTTTTGGTAAACATGAAATTTTGCAGAACCAATTTGTATAGAATG CAGTATATTCCCATGAAGTTTGCAAGGCTGCATTGTCTAGACAATAGATGCTGCAAGATGATTCTTATCGATCAAGAGGGAAGGTCTTGGCCAGCAAAACTATGGTGCAGAAAAACAGATGGTCAAGCTTATATTTCATATGGTTGGAGAGCATTCTCTGTTGCTAATGACCTTAAGCAGGGAGATTCTTTCATTTTTGAGCTCATTGGGAATGGGAAAAGGCCGGTACTGAAAATACATA GGTTAGAAACAAATCCTAAGACTGAAGAGGAGCAGACTTATAATGTTGCACAAGCTGGCTCTTCATCAACCAGACTTCCCCAGGTTGCTATTACTGTGAGAGCATCTTACATTAAATTCTCTCAATTG AGAATTCCAATCAATTTTGCTAGGAGGCATAATCTAGCTAGAGAATGCTCCAATGCGACCCTTATGGACGAGAGAGGAAGGTCATGGCTAGTTTCACTTAAAGTCAAGTACAAGGACATATATATAGGATATAAATGGAGTGCATTTGCTGCAGAAAATTGTGTAAGAGAAGGAGATGTCTACATGTTAGAACTCATTAAGGGAGGAGAGAAGCCTGTATTGAGAATATATG CAATTCTGTCGGCATTTCCTGGAGTTTCTAGCTGCAGCTTGAGACCATTGTCCCATCATATTGTGACACAGGATTACAGAGATTGTGGTAATGATCTTAGCTTGGGAATA TCAATTCCTGTATCATTTTTCAAGCACTTGAAAGGAAATAGACGTGAAATAGCTGTACTAAGGAGCACTGCTGGGAAGCTTTGGCATGTGAAGATCAATGGAAGGCGGTTTGAAGATGGATGGAAAGATTTTGCTAAATATCATGACTTGCATATTGGTGATTTCTTGGTGTTTAGACACGAAGGGGATATGGTTTTTTATGTCATGGTGTTTGATCCAAGTGCCTGCGAGAGAGAATATACTTCCTTTAATGTAAAAGAAGAGATGGAAACatcagaagaagaaaaagaaccaGCAAAAACCTCTGATCTTA GAAAGTTCACAAAGAACAAGCAAATCATGATTAGCGTAGAAGGAAAAGGTAATCCTCCTGTGTTTGAAAACCCCCACTTTGCGGTGAATATGACATCTTACACTGCCAGTCATCCTAGAAAG tttatttatcttttcaagCAGAATATTCCAAAGAAATTCGCAGAGGCAAATGGTCTTTACAATAGATACTGCAAGATTGTTCTTGTGGATCAAGAAAGTAGGTCTTGGCTTGCGGACTTAGGTTACAAGAAGTCAGACGGTACAGTTTACGTTAAAGATGGTTGGAGTACTTTCTGCATTGCTAATGACCTTAAGAAAGGAGATTCTTTCATTTTTGAGCTCATAAAGGAGAAGAAACCTACACTGAGAATGAGTA GGCTGAAACGAAGTCTCAAGACCAGAAAGGTTGGCTCTTCATTAACCAAAGATGCTCAGTTTTCTGTCACCGTGAAGGCACCGTATACTAAGAACTCCCAACTG AAAATTCCAAGAGATTTTGCAAGGAGGAATAATCTAAACAGAGAGTATGCCAAGATGATCCTTACAAATGAAAAAGGAAGCTCATGGACAGTATCACTGGAAAAAAATAGTAGCAGCAATGACATTTATATAGGACGTGGGTGGAGTGCATTTGCCGCAGCAAATGGCATAAGAGAGGGAGATGAATTGATGTTAAAAGTCATCAAGGGAGGAGAGAAGCCTGTGATGAGAATCTGTG GTAAAAGCCAAGGCACAAAGAGGAACAGGAAATGCAACATGAAGACCACTCGGAGGTGGAGCTTTGAAGATTATGAAGATGTTGCAACATGA
- the LOC8265207 gene encoding UDP-galactose/UDP-glucose transporter 7 isoform X1 — protein MENRSDQETTSFLSLFSALSYGIASMAMVFINKAILMQYYHSMTLLTLQQLATALLIHFGRQMGYTKAKGVDMQTAKSLLPVSLFYNANVAFALASLKGVNIPMYIAIKRLTPLAVLVAGCFSGKGKPTTQVTLSVLLTAAGVLIAALGDFSFDLIGYSMALTSVFFQTMYLVLVEKSGAEDGLSSVEIMFYNSFLSLPFLAFLIISTGEFPNSLSLLFAKSSSLSFLVILILSLVMGIVLNYTMFLCTIVNSALTTTIVGVLKGVGSTTLGFVLLGGVQVHGLNVTGLVINTFGGVWYSYAKYQQKKNKPPKVMTDIEAHRR, from the exons ATGGAGAATCGCAGCGATCAGGAAACTACTTCTTTTTTAAG TTTGTTTTCTGCTTTATCATATGGGATTGCGTCTATGGCTATGGTTTTTATCAACAAGGCAATTCTAATGCAGTATTATCACTCGATGACCCTTCTCACTCTGcag CAATTGGCAACCGCTTTACTTATTCACTTCGGCCGCCAAATGGGTTACACAAAAGCCAAGGGAGTAGACATGCAAACAGCGAAAAGCCTTCTCCCAGTCTCATTATTTTACAATGCTAATGTGGCTTTTGCTTTGGCAAGTTTGAAAGGAGTTAACATTCCTATGTATATTGCTATAAAGAGACTTACCCCACTTGCTGTTCTTGTTGCTGGCTGCTTTTCAGGAAAGGGAAAACCTACAACACAG GTGACTCTTTCTGTATTATTGACTGCTGCTGGGGTTCTAATAGCAGCACTTggtgatttttcttttgacctAATCGGTTACAGCATGGCTCTTACTTCTGTTTTTTTCCAG ACAATGTACCTTGTGCTGGTTGAGAAGTCTGGTGCAGAGGATGGGCTTTCTTCAGTTGAAATAATGTTCTACAATAGCTTTTTGTCTCTTCCATTTTTGGCATTTCTAATTATAAGTACAGGAGAATTTCCAAATTCTTTGTCATTGCTATTTGCAAAG AGTAGTTCCTTATCATTTTTGGTGAttcttattctttcattgGTGATGGGAATAGTTCTCAATTACACCATGTTCTTGTGTACTATAGTCAACTCTGCTCTAACAACTACTATTGTGGGAGTCCTTAAAGGTGTTGGATCCACG ACTCTCGGGTTTGTCTTACTGGGTGGCGTCCAAGTACATGGTTTGAATGTGACTGGATTGGTCATTAACACATTTGGCGGGGTGTGGTATTCATATGCCAAATATCAACAGAAGAAAAACAAGCCACCGAAGGTGATGACAGACATCGAGGCTCATCGGAGataa
- the LOC8265207 gene encoding UDP-galactose/UDP-glucose transporter 7 isoform X2 produces MENRSDQETTSFLSLFSALSYGIASMAMVFINKAILMQYYHSMTLLTLQQLATALLIHFGRQMGYTKAKGVDMQTAKSLLPVSLFYNANVAFALASLKGVNIPMYIAIKRLTPLAVLVAGCFSGKGKPTTQTMYLVLVEKSGAEDGLSSVEIMFYNSFLSLPFLAFLIISTGEFPNSLSLLFAKSSSLSFLVILILSLVMGIVLNYTMFLCTIVNSALTTTIVGVLKGVGSTTLGFVLLGGVQVHGLNVTGLVINTFGGVWYSYAKYQQKKNKPPKVMTDIEAHRR; encoded by the exons ATGGAGAATCGCAGCGATCAGGAAACTACTTCTTTTTTAAG TTTGTTTTCTGCTTTATCATATGGGATTGCGTCTATGGCTATGGTTTTTATCAACAAGGCAATTCTAATGCAGTATTATCACTCGATGACCCTTCTCACTCTGcag CAATTGGCAACCGCTTTACTTATTCACTTCGGCCGCCAAATGGGTTACACAAAAGCCAAGGGAGTAGACATGCAAACAGCGAAAAGCCTTCTCCCAGTCTCATTATTTTACAATGCTAATGTGGCTTTTGCTTTGGCAAGTTTGAAAGGAGTTAACATTCCTATGTATATTGCTATAAAGAGACTTACCCCACTTGCTGTTCTTGTTGCTGGCTGCTTTTCAGGAAAGGGAAAACCTACAACACAG ACAATGTACCTTGTGCTGGTTGAGAAGTCTGGTGCAGAGGATGGGCTTTCTTCAGTTGAAATAATGTTCTACAATAGCTTTTTGTCTCTTCCATTTTTGGCATTTCTAATTATAAGTACAGGAGAATTTCCAAATTCTTTGTCATTGCTATTTGCAAAG AGTAGTTCCTTATCATTTTTGGTGAttcttattctttcattgGTGATGGGAATAGTTCTCAATTACACCATGTTCTTGTGTACTATAGTCAACTCTGCTCTAACAACTACTATTGTGGGAGTCCTTAAAGGTGTTGGATCCACG ACTCTCGGGTTTGTCTTACTGGGTGGCGTCCAAGTACATGGTTTGAATGTGACTGGATTGGTCATTAACACATTTGGCGGGGTGTGGTATTCATATGCCAAATATCAACAGAAGAAAAACAAGCCACCGAAGGTGATGACAGACATCGAGGCTCATCGGAGataa